The Lycium ferocissimum isolate CSIRO_LF1 chromosome 10, AGI_CSIRO_Lferr_CH_V1, whole genome shotgun sequence genome window below encodes:
- the LOC132034263 gene encoding transcription termination factor MTERF15, mitochondrial-like has product MAQKRHLLSINHIKFQLYYSTVPANVTSNNLLVDLLVNSVGFSRKKAISTSTKVTFLKPGNNKPTLVLDFFKQIGLHKPQIKSLVFAHPGLLFTSVDKTLRPKIKVLQELGLSGSELASVITISSALCHTSLATCIRNLDYLREVLGSDDDSVAMVIKRLPWLLTQNLPKVMPPNLLLLKKVGFSSMDIKKFFLSRPLGMIKKPEWLEGVVCRVEKDFCIPRGSPMFKHGVEAIVSYAESTLKVKVEIFRSFGWSDTDILTMVQKLPYCLTASEVKLRNGLKFFMNELGYDTSYIASHPSLLKLSLEKRVLPRNEIFKLIKEKQLIRTKLCFYTVVSYSESKFLENYVLPFRNEVPELYDLYIKSKS; this is encoded by the coding sequence ATGGCGCAAAAAAGGCATCTCCTTTCCATAAATCACATCAAATTTCAACTCTATTACTCCACAGTTCCAGCAAATGTTACTAGCAACAATTTATTAGTGGATTTGCTAGTTAACTCAGTTGGATTCTCAAGAAAAAAAGCTATTTCTACAAGTACTAAGGTAACTTTCTTGAAACCTGGAAACAATAAGCCTACATTAGTTCTTGATTTCTTCAAACAAATTGGTTTACACAAACCCCAGATTAAATCACTTGTATTTGCACATCCTGGATTGTTATTTACTAGTGTTGACAAAACCCTTAGACCCAAAATTAAGGTTCTTCAAGAACTTGGCTTGTCTGGGTCAGAATTAGCTAGTGTCATTACAATAAGTAGTGCTTTGTGCCATACAAGTCTTGCTACTTGCATTAGAAATCTTGATTATCTACGAGAAGTATTGGGTAGTGATGATGATTCAGTAGCTATGGTTATAAAAAGATTACCCTGGTTACTTACTCAGAATCTCCCAAAAGTAATGCCACCcaatttgttgttgttaaagAAAGTTGGGTTTTCAAGTATGGATATTAAGAAGTTTTTTCTTAGTCGTCCGTTGGGTATGATTAAAAAGCCCGAGTGGCTTGAGGGCGTAGTGTGTCGAGTAGAAAAGGATTTCTGCATTCCTAGAGGGTCACCTATGTTTAAACATGGAGTTGAAGCTATTGTAAGTTATGCTGAGTCTACATTAAAAGTGAAAGTAGAGATTTTCAGGAGCTTTGGATGGTCAGATACGGATATACTCACAATGGTGCAAAAGCTTCCTTATTGTTTGACTGCATCTGAGGTTAAGCTTAGAAATGGATTGAAGTTTTTCATGAATGAACTGGGATATGACACTAGTTATATTGCCAGTCACCCTTCGTTATTGAAGCTCAGTTTGGAGAAAAGGGTCTTGCCAAGGAATGAAATCTTCAAACTTATCAAAGAGAAACAACTTATAAGGACGAAGCTATGTTTTTACACTGTTGTGTCATATTCAGAATCAAAGTTTTTGGAGAATTATGTGTTGCCTTTCAGGAATGAGGTGCCTGAGTTGTATGATTTATATATCAAGAGTAAGAGCTAA
- the LOC132034262 gene encoding disease resistance protein RPV1-like, translating into MEYCRNVKSLPSSIHMRSLEDLNLSGCLKLEDFPKIVGNMDCLSELHLADTAIWKLPPSIGCLPAISLLDMSFCIELVSIPANLCNLMNLKTLILEGCSKLVTLPENFCNLKQLEVLNAAGTAISQLPDSFWRLKYLTFLSIKEGRNLKFLSLVRISFFPTPSGLNKLKRLDLSDCSFLDDEIDGINYLRSLVELNLSRNQFVYLPTSITQLSRLQFLNITYCEKLKKLPRLPRSIKDLYLDDFLARKVIYDLPCYQHLHLVSFTNVSYEQLYSGKIYSSSFLDGDHQEQTTSVLTQVLSLFLAVPGAHFSCTSNIVLSPSLDFGCRLTCGIIFPERAIPNLFEYRSKEEKISVNLPGNWYEKFQGFAICCATYMGNGINDPDLGISGNYDYTFISAKLICSKCPQEFELLETKCYMGTTSSSRSCYVCFAYIPCITFWQASGSEARNLSHYTVLEASIDWTIAMERGVQLIPHSTFGLENTRDMHLHRYTRSLSFC; encoded by the coding sequence ATGGAGTACTGCAGAAATGTTAAGTCTCTTCCAAGCAGTATTCACATGAGATCTCTCGAAGATTTAAACCTCTCTGGTTGTTTGAAATTGGAGGACTTTCCAAAGATAGTGGGAAACATGGATTGTCTATCAGAGCTTCATCTGGCAGATACTGCAATATGGAAACTACCGCCATCAATAGGATGTCTGCCTGCCATCAGCTTGCTTGACATGAGTTTCTGTATAGAACTTGTAAGCATCCCAGCTAATCTTTGCAATCTCATGAATCTGAAGACTCTTATATTGGAAGGCTGTTCAAAACTTGTAACATTGCCAGAGAACTTTTGCAATCTAAAACAACTGGAAGTGTTAAATGCTGCTGGCACTGCCATCTCTCAATTGCCAGATTCCTTTTGGAGGTTAAAGTACCTTACATTCCTATCTATTAAAGAAGGACGCAATTTAAAATTCCTGTCTCTTGTGAGGATCTCATTCTTTCCTACTCCCTCCGGTTTGAACAAATTGAAAAGATTAGATCTCAGTGATTGCAGTTTTCTTGATGATGAAATCGATGGTATTAATTACTTGCGTTCTTTGGTGGAACTAAACTTGAGCAGAAACCAGTTTGTCTATTTGCCTACCAGCATCACTCAGCTTTCTCGGCTGCAATTTCTTAACATAACCTATTGTGAGAAGCTTAAGAAACTTCCCAGGCTTCCTCGAAGTATAAAGGATTTGTATCTAGATGATTTTCTAGCCAGAAAAGTTATTTATGATCTGCCATGTTACCAGCACTTGCATTTGGTCTCATTCACCAACGTTAGTTATGAACAACTCTATTCTGGGAAGATCTATAGTAGCTCCTTTTTGGATGGAGATCACCAAGAGCAGACGACTAGTGTGTTGACACAGGTTCTCAGCTTGTTTCTTGCAGTCCCTGGTGCACATTTCTCGTGCACCAGTAATATTGTGCTCTCTCCCTCGCTTGACTTTGGTTGCAGATTGACTTGTGGTATCATCTTTCCCGAACGTGCAATTCCCAACTTGTTCGAATATCGAAGTAAAGAGGAAAAGATCTCTGTTAACTTGCCTGGAAATTGGTATGAGAAGTTTCAGGGCTTTGCTATATGCTGTGCCACTTACATGGGAAATGGGATTAATGATCCTGATTTAGGCATATCCGGGAATTATGACTATACTTTCATCTCAGCCAAGTTGATATGCAGTAAGTGCCCACAAGAATTTGAATTGCTGGAAACAAAATGTTATATGGGCACGACATCAAGTTCTCGTAGCTGCTACGTGTGTTTTGCCTACATACCATGTATTACGTTTTGGCAGGCATCTGGCTCGGAAGCTCGAAATTTAAGCCACTACACTGTGCTTGAGGCTTCTATTGACTGGACTATTGCAATGGAGCGGGGAGTACAATTGATTCCTCATTCGACTTTTGGACTAGAAAATACTCGGGACATGCACCTCCACCGCTACACTAGAAGCTTATCTTTTTGTTAA